The genomic region GAAAAAACTTGGATGCAAATTTTACAATTGGATGATCAGCTGTATTAATTTTTTCCTCCTCATTTCGAGTGAGGAACATGCGTATTCCGGTAAATATTAGTAAGCCACCAAAAATATAAAGGACCCAACCAAACTTTTGGATTAAAGCTGCACTCAGAAATATGAAAATAAAACGCATGATGATAGCACCTAAAATACCCCAGAAAAGTACTTTTTTATAATACTTTTCCTGAACATTAAAGGAAATTAATATCATAATAATAACGAAAATGTTATCAACCGAAAGTGCGTATTCAATTAAATAACCTGTAATGTATTCCAGTGAAAGGTTTTTTCGATAAATTTTGATACTGCTTTCAAAATCATCACTAATTAAAATAGGGTGTTTAAAAAGAGCTATTTTCTCTCTAATATCATCTATGTTTTCGATACCATGAATAAGCTCTCCCTTTAACAGAATAAAGAAATAAAATCCGATGCTTAAAGAAACCCATATGGTTGTCCAAATAGTAGCTTCCTTGAAAGTGACAATATGGTTTGTTTTTGTAAAAACCCCTAGGTCGAAAAGAAGGATTGTCAGTATTCCAACTAAAAATAAACCAAAAAAAATGACTTCTTGTGAAAACATATAGGGATTTTAAGATTCACAAAAATATTAAAACATAATTTGTAAATGGACAATGTCGGGCTTTATTGTTTTGTGCAATAAATTGCCTGCAAAATAATTGAAAATGCTTTAAATAATACCTGAATTATTTAATTATAAACAATTGATTTTTAAGGTTAAATAAGCTGTTTGGGATTAATAGTTTAGATGGAAG from Bacteroidota bacterium harbors:
- a CDS encoding TerC family protein; the protein is MFSQEVIFFGLFLVGILTILLFDLGVFTKTNHIVTFKEATIWTTIWVSLSIGFYFFILLKGELIHGIENIDDIREKIALFKHPILISDDFESSIKIYRKNLSLEYITGYLIEYALSVDNIFVIIMILISFNVQEKYYKKVLFWGILGAIIMRFIFIFLSAALIQKFGWVLYIFGGLLIFTGIRMFLTRNEEEKINTADHPIVKFASKFF